A region of Faecalibacterium taiwanense DNA encodes the following proteins:
- a CDS encoding DUF4364 family protein, giving the protein MAANDAFTAGVRPGGLTSSTEIRLLLCYLVKNAGPITRQEIENALMEEALVNYFEIGSCLDDITRQQLVTLTKGSYTITEKGRKVAQELAYDLPRSVRERAVAAVLRCQTWARKEAKYSASITEKEDGHCTIRCTVKGLDSELFCLDLGTPDRLTAELVKKQFILKGNEIYQMLINKLTEEEK; this is encoded by the coding sequence ATGGCCGCCAATGATGCTTTTACTGCCGGTGTACGTCCCGGCGGGTTGACCAGCAGCACCGAGATCCGGCTGCTGCTGTGCTATCTGGTCAAAAATGCCGGACCCATTACCCGGCAGGAGATCGAAAACGCCCTGATGGAAGAAGCGCTGGTGAACTATTTCGAGATCGGCTCGTGTCTGGACGATATCACCAGGCAGCAGCTCGTCACCCTGACAAAGGGCAGCTATACCATTACCGAGAAGGGCCGCAAAGTGGCGCAGGAGCTTGCCTACGACCTGCCCCGCAGTGTGCGGGAGCGCGCTGTGGCCGCTGTGCTGCGCTGCCAGACATGGGCCCGCAAGGAAGCCAAGTACAGTGCCAGCATTACCGAAAAAGAGGACGGCCACTGCACCATCCGCTGCACGGTGAAAGGGCTGGACAGTGAGCTGTTCTGTCTGGATCTCGGCACACCGGACCGGCTGACCGCCGAGCTGGTAAAAAAGCAGTTCATCCTCAAGGGCAACGAGATCTACCAAATGCTCATCAATAAGCTGACCGAAGAAGAAAAGTGA
- a CDS encoding DUF951 domain-containing protein encodes MDIAVGDTILTRKKHPCGASSFEVLRVGMDFKIRCTGCGREVMLPRAKIEKNIKKVVKPGQA; translated from the coding sequence ATGGACATTGCTGTAGGCGATACCATCCTCACCCGCAAAAAGCACCCCTGCGGAGCGTCCAGCTTCGAGGTACTGCGCGTCGGCATGGATTTTAAGATCCGGTGTACCGGCTGTGGGCGCGAGGTGATGCTGCCACGTGCTAAAATTGAAAAGAACATCAAAAAGGTGGTAAAACCCGGGCAGGCCTAG
- the aspS gene encoding aspartate--tRNA(Asn) ligase: MERTYINEAQKAIGGTVKVQGFIENLRNSKYMAFIVLKDITGKLQITVEKEDHPDLVDTIDQLTPDSVITVTGKVVENDYVKMGGVEMIPESIEIESIANALPIVRKEIAATKKKKAVERSSIDQRIDYRWIDLRTDENQLMFKAQSCFVNAMRKFLLDRNFIEIHTPKLIAAASESGSEVFKVDYFDRNAYLAQSPQFYKQMAMAAGFERIFETGPVFRAEKSYTNKHSTEFSGFDLEFSYITSYKDVMKMEEELLTAGLQAVKDNYGDQIKEMFGQEVIVPTTPFPVVKLADLYKGLEEEFGYTVDESEKGDLTTEAERLSYEWVKKHYGHEFLFITDYSAEKRAFYHMRDENGVPQGYDLIWRGVEITTGAQREHRYEVLKKQAEEKGLADDVKFYLEFFQYGCPPHGGFGLGIDRLTMLLCGLTIKDAEFLFRGPNRLTP, from the coding sequence ATGGAACGCACCTATATCAACGAGGCTCAAAAGGCCATCGGCGGCACGGTCAAGGTGCAGGGCTTTATCGAGAACCTGCGCAACAGCAAGTATATGGCCTTTATCGTGCTGAAGGATATTACCGGCAAACTGCAGATCACGGTGGAAAAGGAAGATCACCCCGATCTGGTGGATACCATCGATCAGCTCACCCCGGATTCCGTCATCACCGTCACCGGCAAGGTGGTGGAGAACGACTACGTCAAGATGGGCGGCGTGGAGATGATCCCCGAGAGCATCGAGATCGAGAGCATCGCCAACGCTCTGCCCATCGTCCGCAAGGAGATCGCAGCCACCAAGAAAAAGAAGGCTGTGGAGCGCTCCAGCATCGACCAGCGCATCGATTACCGCTGGATCGACCTGCGCACCGACGAGAACCAGCTCATGTTCAAGGCACAGAGCTGCTTTGTGAACGCCATGCGCAAGTTCCTGCTGGACCGTAACTTCATCGAGATCCACACCCCCAAGCTGATCGCTGCTGCCAGCGAGAGCGGCTCTGAGGTGTTCAAGGTGGACTACTTTGACCGCAACGCCTATCTGGCACAGAGCCCTCAGTTCTACAAGCAGATGGCCATGGCTGCAGGCTTTGAGCGCATCTTCGAGACCGGCCCTGTGTTCCGCGCCGAGAAGAGCTACACCAACAAGCACTCCACCGAGTTCTCCGGCTTCGATCTGGAGTTCAGCTACATCACTTCCTATAAAGACGTGATGAAGATGGAAGAAGAGCTGCTGACTGCCGGTCTGCAGGCCGTCAAGGACAACTACGGCGACCAGATCAAGGAGATGTTCGGGCAGGAAGTGATCGTTCCCACCACCCCGTTCCCGGTGGTCAAGCTGGCAGACCTGTACAAGGGTCTGGAAGAAGAGTTCGGCTACACCGTCGATGAGAGCGAGAAGGGCGACCTGACCACTGAGGCCGAGCGCCTGAGCTATGAGTGGGTGAAGAAGCACTACGGCCACGAGTTCCTCTTTATCACCGATTACTCTGCCGAGAAGCGTGCGTTCTACCACATGCGCGACGAGAACGGTGTGCCCCAGGGCTACGACCTGATCTGGCGCGGTGTTGAAATCACCACCGGTGCCCAGCGTGAGCACCGCTACGAGGTGCTGAAGAAGCAGGCCGAGGAAAAGGGTCTGGCCGATGATGTCAAGTTCTATCTGGAGTTCTTCCAGTACGGCTGCCCGCCCCACGGCGGTTTCGGTCTGGGCATCGACCGCCTGACCATGCTGCTGTGCGGCCTGACCATCAAGGATGCCGAGTTCCTGTTCCGCGGCCCCAACCGTCTGACCCCGTAA
- the spoIVA gene encoding stage IV sporulation protein A produces the protein MANQEQKSICREIGARTGGDIYIGVVGPVRSGKSTFIKRFMEQLVLPAIGPAAARERARDELPQSAAGRTIMTTEPKFIPEAAVPLQLEGGGECRVRLIDCVGYMVEGAMGHEENDKPRMVKSPWFDHEVPFDLAAETGTRKVICEHSTIGIVVTTDGSVSDIPREGYARTEKRIVEELDALGKPYIILLNSTHPDAPETKQLAEGMARDYDHTVLPVSCVDLDAEALGSILRQVLYEFPVQELDFALPRWVTMLENGHWLQTQVYDAAMQLAAKVSRMKDVPSGTDAPALECDAVQRSAISGIDLANGSVRITVELKPEIFYQVLSEQTGLAIGDEAGLMPCIMELAKAKREYEKVRSALEQVEATGYGIVMPTVSELKLEQPQIVRQGTNYGVRLEACAPSIQMMKATIHTEISPIVGTEKQSEDLARSLLAGFEDDPEKLWESNIFGKSLHELVNEGLQNKLLHMPQEARTRLQETLERVINEGCTGLICILI, from the coding sequence TTGGCAAATCAGGAACAGAAGAGCATCTGCCGCGAGATCGGCGCACGCACCGGCGGAGATATCTACATTGGGGTGGTTGGCCCGGTGCGCAGCGGCAAATCCACCTTTATCAAGCGTTTCATGGAACAGCTGGTGCTGCCCGCCATCGGCCCGGCGGCTGCGCGGGAGCGTGCCCGGGACGAGCTGCCCCAGTCGGCAGCGGGACGCACTATCATGACCACGGAACCAAAATTCATCCCGGAAGCAGCCGTGCCCCTGCAGTTGGAGGGCGGCGGCGAGTGCCGGGTGCGGCTCATCGACTGCGTGGGTTACATGGTGGAGGGGGCTATGGGCCACGAGGAGAACGACAAGCCCCGCATGGTCAAAAGCCCGTGGTTCGACCACGAGGTGCCCTTCGACCTTGCCGCCGAGACCGGCACCCGCAAGGTGATCTGCGAACATTCCACCATCGGCATCGTGGTCACCACCGACGGCTCTGTGAGCGACATCCCGCGGGAGGGCTATGCCAGAACCGAGAAGCGCATCGTGGAAGAACTGGATGCGCTGGGCAAGCCCTACATCATCCTGCTCAACAGCACCCACCCGGATGCGCCGGAGACGAAGCAGCTGGCCGAGGGCATGGCACGGGACTACGACCACACCGTGCTGCCGGTGAGCTGTGTGGATCTGGACGCGGAGGCACTCGGCAGCATCCTGCGGCAGGTGCTGTACGAGTTCCCGGTGCAGGAGCTGGATTTTGCCCTGCCGCGCTGGGTCACGATGCTGGAAAACGGCCACTGGCTGCAAACGCAGGTGTACGATGCGGCCATGCAGCTGGCGGCAAAGGTCTCCCGCATGAAGGATGTACCCTCCGGAACAGACGCACCTGCGCTGGAATGTGACGCGGTGCAGCGCTCGGCCATCAGCGGCATCGACCTTGCAAACGGCAGTGTGCGCATCACGGTGGAGCTGAAGCCGGAAATTTTCTATCAGGTGCTGAGCGAGCAGACCGGCCTTGCCATTGGCGACGAAGCGGGCCTGATGCCCTGCATCATGGAGCTGGCAAAGGCCAAACGGGAGTACGAGAAGGTGCGCAGCGCCCTTGAGCAGGTGGAAGCCACCGGCTATGGCATCGTGATGCCCACGGTCAGTGAGCTGAAACTGGAACAGCCCCAGATCGTGCGGCAGGGCACGAACTACGGCGTGCGGCTGGAAGCCTGCGCGCCCTCCATCCAGATGATGAAGGCCACCATCCACACCGAGATCAGCCCCATCGTGGGCACCGAAAAGCAGAGCGAGGACCTTGCCCGCAGCCTGCTGGCCGGCTTTGAGGACGACCCGGAAAAGCTGTGGGAATCCAACATCTTTGGCAAGAGCCTGCACGAGCTGGTGAACGAAGGGCTGCAGAACAAGCTGCTGCACATGCCGCAGGAGGCCCGCACCCGCCTGCAGGAAACGCTGGAACGGGTCATCAATGAGGGCTGCACCGGGCTCATCTGCATTCTGATCTGA
- the prfA gene encoding peptide chain release factor 1, whose translation MPNMFTQMDAVCHRFEELSIRLNQPDTAADPALFRRLMREYHDAEPVVQAYRAWQTAQDHLAQAKALLEEPGALDPDFKQMIQQEISEKSQDVEKLENNLKILLLPKDVNDGKNVIVEIRGGAGGEEAALFAHSLLRMYTMYVQSRGWQLEMLNLNETELGGVKEAIFSVDGAGAYNRLKYESGVHRVQRVPETETQGRIHTSTATVAVMPQAEEVDFALDMKDLRIDTFRSSGAGGQHINKTSSAIRVTHLPTGMVVECQNERSQFQNKDKALEILRSRLLAQKQKQQQDAINASRQGQVGTGDRSEKIRTYNFPQDRCTDHRIGLTVHNLSKIMDGNLDEVIDALATREQAEKLQKLNEQG comes from the coding sequence ATGCCGAACATGTTTACCCAGATGGATGCTGTCTGCCACCGCTTTGAAGAGCTTTCCATCCGCCTGAACCAGCCGGATACCGCCGCAGACCCTGCGCTTTTCCGCAGGCTGATGCGGGAGTACCACGATGCAGAACCTGTGGTGCAGGCCTACCGCGCGTGGCAGACCGCACAGGATCATCTGGCACAGGCCAAAGCTCTGCTGGAAGAACCGGGCGCACTTGACCCGGACTTCAAGCAGATGATACAGCAGGAAATCAGCGAAAAAAGTCAAGATGTGGAAAAGCTGGAAAATAATCTCAAAATTTTGCTGCTGCCCAAGGATGTGAACGATGGCAAAAATGTCATTGTGGAGATCCGCGGCGGCGCAGGAGGGGAGGAAGCTGCCCTGTTTGCCCACAGCCTGCTGCGCATGTACACCATGTATGTGCAAAGCAGGGGCTGGCAGCTGGAAATGCTCAACCTCAACGAGACGGAGCTTGGCGGCGTGAAGGAGGCCATCTTTTCGGTGGACGGTGCCGGGGCCTACAACCGCCTCAAGTACGAGAGCGGTGTGCACCGTGTGCAGCGTGTGCCGGAGACCGAGACGCAGGGCCGCATCCACACCTCCACGGCCACGGTAGCTGTGATGCCGCAGGCCGAAGAGGTGGACTTTGCGCTGGACATGAAGGACCTGCGCATCGACACCTTCCGCTCCTCCGGCGCGGGCGGTCAGCACATCAACAAAACCTCCAGCGCCATCCGTGTGACACATCTCCCCACCGGCATGGTGGTAGAATGCCAGAACGAGCGCAGCCAGTTCCAGAACAAGGACAAGGCGCTGGAGATCCTGCGCAGCCGCCTGCTGGCCCAGAAGCAGAAACAGCAGCAGGATGCCATCAACGCCAGCCGTCAGGGGCAGGTGGGCACCGGCGACCGCAGCGAAAAGATCCGCACCTACAACTTCCCGCAGGACCGCTGCACCGACCACCGCATCGGCCTGACCGTGCACAATCTTTCCAAGATCATGGACGGTAATCTGGACGAGGTGATCGACGCACTGGCCACCCGCGAACAGGCCGAAAAGCTGCAAAAGCTCAACGAACAGGGCTGA
- a CDS encoding aminopeptidase: protein MSEKLTAKQAAEQLLYKPEYAADKSADVKEKAAAFAEGYKAFLNAAKTEREAAAASEKLLLEAGYEKFEPKKTYAPGQKIYFVQEHKAVVAATIGRKSFEEGFRLVIAHIDSPRLDLRPNPLYEADHLSYFKTHYYGGIRKYQWGTMPLAIHGVFTRADGSSVSFAVGEDENDPVFCITDLLPHLGAEQNDRKLSEGIKAEELNVLIGSDAVEDADIKEAVKLNTLMLLHEKYGITERDFTRAEIEVVPAHKARDVGFDRSMVGGYGHDDRVDAYPALMAEIETKDPVHTTVCVLTDKEEIGSDGVTGMQSMYVFHFMQLLCRAAGQDDILAFQNSVCLSADVTAAYDPSWANAFEPQNGTYAGRGVAFFKYTGSRGKSSASDASAELVGDITRLLDANGVAWQIGELGRLDLGGGGTIAKYVANRGIPVLDIGVPVLSMHSPFEVIHKTDLYMAYRTFALFCQNAE, encoded by the coding sequence ATGAGCGAGAAACTTACCGCAAAGCAGGCTGCCGAACAGCTGCTTTACAAGCCGGAGTACGCTGCCGACAAGAGCGCCGACGTGAAGGAGAAGGCTGCAGCCTTTGCCGAAGGCTACAAAGCCTTCCTGAACGCTGCCAAGACCGAGCGCGAAGCTGCCGCCGCCAGCGAAAAGCTGCTGCTGGAGGCCGGTTACGAAAAGTTTGAGCCGAAAAAGACCTATGCCCCCGGCCAGAAGATCTACTTTGTGCAGGAACACAAGGCGGTGGTGGCCGCTACCATCGGCCGGAAATCTTTTGAGGAGGGCTTCCGTCTGGTGATCGCCCACATCGACAGCCCCCGTCTGGACCTGCGCCCGAACCCGCTGTACGAAGCAGACCACCTCAGCTACTTCAAGACCCACTATTACGGCGGCATCCGCAAGTACCAGTGGGGCACCATGCCGCTGGCCATCCACGGCGTGTTCACCCGTGCCGATGGCTCCAGCGTGTCCTTTGCAGTGGGTGAGGACGAGAATGACCCCGTGTTCTGCATCACCGACCTGCTGCCCCATCTGGGTGCCGAGCAGAACGACCGCAAGCTCAGCGAGGGCATCAAGGCCGAGGAGCTGAACGTGCTCATCGGCTCCGACGCTGTGGAGGATGCCGACATCAAGGAGGCCGTCAAGCTCAACACCCTGATGCTGCTGCACGAAAAGTACGGCATCACCGAGCGGGACTTCACCCGCGCTGAGATCGAGGTGGTGCCCGCCCATAAGGCCCGGGACGTGGGCTTTGACCGCTCCATGGTGGGCGGCTACGGCCACGATGACCGGGTGGACGCATACCCCGCCCTTATGGCCGAGATCGAGACGAAAGATCCTGTGCACACCACCGTCTGCGTGCTGACCGATAAGGAAGAGATCGGCTCCGACGGTGTGACCGGCATGCAGAGCATGTATGTGTTCCACTTTATGCAGCTGCTGTGCCGCGCCGCCGGTCAGGACGACATCCTTGCCTTCCAGAACAGCGTGTGTCTCTCCGCCGATGTGACCGCCGCCTACGACCCCTCCTGGGCAAACGCCTTCGAGCCGCAGAACGGTACTTACGCAGGCCGCGGCGTGGCCTTCTTCAAGTACACCGGCAGCCGCGGCAAGAGCTCTGCCAGCGATGCTTCCGCCGAGCTGGTAGGGGACATCACCCGCCTGCTGGATGCCAATGGTGTGGCATGGCAGATCGGTGAGCTGGGCCGTCTGGATCTGGGCGGCGGCGGCACCATTGCCAAGTACGTGGCCAACCGGGGCATCCCGGTGCTGGACATCGGCGTGCCGGTGCTGTCCATGCACTCGCCCTTCGAGGTCATCCATAAGACCGACCTGTACATGGCTTACCGCACCTTTGCACTGTTCTGCCAGAACGCGGAATAA
- a CDS encoding lytic transglycosylase domain-containing protein, translated as MGQGRTAFIPRKYEVLVDQWAETYGLDPLLVDAFIRTESGFDPQATSTVDARGLMQMTEETFIWLRSKIAPDEGLLFANLYDPETSIRFGCYYLHLCMERYNGDVATAAAAYHSGWGTVDALLQMEEHSADGETLQGFPYNQMNHYVKKITSCYARYQRIYAES; from the coding sequence GTGGGGCAGGGCAGAACGGCTTTTATACCCCGCAAGTACGAAGTGCTGGTGGACCAGTGGGCGGAGACTTACGGCCTTGACCCGCTTCTGGTGGATGCCTTCATCCGCACCGAAAGCGGCTTTGACCCGCAGGCCACCTCCACTGTGGATGCCCGGGGCCTGATGCAGATGACCGAGGAGACCTTTATCTGGCTGCGCAGCAAGATCGCACCGGACGAAGGACTGCTCTTTGCAAATCTCTACGACCCGGAGACCAGCATCCGGTTCGGATGCTATTACCTGCACCTGTGCATGGAGCGCTACAACGGCGATGTTGCCACTGCCGCTGCCGCTTATCACAGCGGGTGGGGCACGGTAGATGCTCTTTTACAGATGGAAGAGCACTCCGCAGACGGCGAAACGCTGCAGGGCTTTCCCTATAACCAGATGAACCACTACGTAAAAAAGATCACTTCCTGCTATGCGCGGTATCAGCGTATCTATGCAGAAAGCTGA
- a CDS encoding S1 RNA-binding domain-containing protein, giving the protein MMQAYRTEGNYRSAARLSPTELRAAMANREILQATALAFDTQRQLRFEIGGVRAVMPFAQCADGAANGTVRDIAVLTRVGRPTCFVIEALDTDENGQPFYRLSRALAQQMCKADYLDTLQPGDILPCTVTHIEPFGAFCDVGCGISALLPIDCMSVSRISSPADRVSVGQQILCAVKNRDVQGRFVLTIRELLGTWEENAAGFTVGETVVGIVRSVEEYGTFIEIAPNLAGLAESCTDLVPGQAVSVYIKNILPEKMKIKLVIVNHALSQRHRFELKYFITEGHLDHWVYSTPESPKRIETDFAAAACNPA; this is encoded by the coding sequence ATGATGCAAGCTTACCGTACCGAAGGCAACTACCGTTCTGCTGCGCGCCTGTCCCCCACTGAACTGCGCGCCGCCATGGCAAACCGCGAGATCCTGCAGGCCACTGCTCTGGCCTTTGATACCCAGCGCCAGCTGCGGTTCGAGATCGGCGGGGTGAGAGCCGTGATGCCCTTTGCCCAGTGCGCCGATGGTGCCGCAAACGGCACCGTGCGGGACATTGCGGTGCTGACGAGGGTGGGCCGCCCCACCTGCTTTGTGATCGAGGCGCTGGACACCGACGAGAACGGTCAGCCCTTCTACCGGCTCTCCCGCGCGCTGGCGCAGCAGATGTGCAAGGCCGACTATCTGGACACCCTGCAGCCCGGCGATATCCTGCCCTGCACCGTGACCCATATCGAGCCGTTTGGCGCATTCTGTGATGTGGGCTGCGGCATCAGTGCCCTGCTGCCCATCGACTGCATGTCGGTGAGCCGCATCTCCTCCCCCGCCGACCGGGTGAGCGTGGGCCAGCAGATCTTGTGCGCCGTCAAGAACCGGGATGTACAGGGCCGCTTTGTGCTGACCATCCGGGAACTGCTGGGCACATGGGAGGAAAATGCGGCCGGGTTCACCGTGGGTGAGACCGTGGTGGGCATCGTGCGCAGCGTGGAGGAATACGGCACCTTTATCGAGATCGCGCCCAACCTCGCGGGCCTTGCCGAGAGCTGCACCGACCTTGTGCCCGGGCAGGCGGTGAGCGTCTACATCAAGAACATCCTGCCGGAAAAAATGAAGATCAAGCTGGTGATCGTGAACCACGCCCTGAGCCAGCGCCACCGGTTCGAGCTGAAGTATTTCATCACCGAGGGCCATCTGGACCACTGGGTGTACTCCACGCCGGAAAGCCCCAAGCGCATTGAGACAGATTTTGCCGCTGCGGCTTGCAATCCGGCGTGA
- a CDS encoding sugar transferase has protein sequence MYRNGIKRLLAVVLSLCGMICLSWLFLILAVAIKLDSPGPVFFKQKRVGIGKKHFYILKFRTMRIDTPHDMPTHLLHDPDQYITRMGHFLRKTSLDELPQLWNIFVGDMAVIGPRPALWNQYDLLAERDKYHANDVRPGLTGWAQIHGRDELEIAEKAKLDGWYVEHLSFGLDVKCFFGTIAAVLKHDGVVEGGTGTLHEEKK, from the coding sequence ATGTATCGCAATGGAATCAAGCGCCTGCTGGCGGTGGTGCTGTCGCTGTGCGGCATGATCTGCCTGTCCTGGCTTTTTCTCATTCTGGCCGTCGCCATCAAGCTGGACTCGCCCGGCCCGGTGTTCTTCAAACAGAAGCGTGTGGGCATTGGCAAAAAGCACTTTTACATTTTAAAGTTCCGCACCATGCGCATCGATACGCCCCACGATATGCCCACCCATCTGCTGCACGACCCGGACCAGTATATCACCCGCATGGGTCATTTCCTGCGCAAGACCAGTCTGGACGAGCTGCCCCAGCTGTGGAACATCTTTGTGGGGGATATGGCGGTCATCGGCCCGCGGCCTGCTTTGTGGAACCAGTATGATCTGCTGGCAGAGCGCGACAAGTACCATGCAAACGATGTGCGCCCGGGCCTGACCGGCTGGGCACAGATCCACGGCCGCGATGAGCTGGAAATTGCGGAGAAGGCCAAGCTGGACGGCTGGTATGTGGAGCATCTGAGCTTTGGGCTGGATGTGAAATGCTTCTTTGGCACCATTGCCGCGGTGCTTAAGCACGACGGCGTGGTGGAGGGCGGCACCGGCACTCTGCACGAAGAGAAAAAGTGA
- a CDS encoding L-threonylcarbamoyladenylate synthase codes for MEMKTEILPASDEKSIEKAAALLQNGELVALPTETVYGIAADARNGEAVKKIFVAKGRPQDNPLIVHVTGPEMLPGLVSEVPERAQLLMAAFCPGPLTIIMPRGPEVAAECCAGLDTVGIRMPSHPVARAVIEKSGCAFAAPSANLSGKPSPTNAQDVFTDMDGRLPLILDGGECDVGVESTVVSVVGEKPTLFRPGHITLEDLERALGEEVEVSKAILEKLPEGAVVRSPGMKYKHYAPKADVTLLDGTFEQFKAYVDAHAEQNPSCLCFTGEAEKLGVPCVEYGREGDGADQAKHIFRCLRALDEQGDAVVYARCPQKDGLSMAVYNRLIRAAAFRVIKL; via the coding sequence ATGGAAATGAAAACTGAAATTTTGCCCGCATCGGACGAAAAGAGCATTGAAAAAGCCGCTGCCCTGCTGCAGAACGGTGAGCTGGTGGCCCTGCCCACCGAGACGGTTTACGGCATTGCTGCCGATGCCCGCAACGGCGAGGCTGTGAAGAAGATCTTTGTGGCCAAGGGCCGCCCGCAGGACAATCCCCTGATCGTCCACGTCACCGGACCGGAAATGCTGCCCGGCCTTGTCAGCGAGGTGCCGGAGCGCGCCCAGCTGCTGATGGCTGCGTTCTGCCCCGGCCCGCTCACCATCATCATGCCCCGCGGCCCGGAGGTGGCAGCGGAGTGCTGTGCCGGTCTGGACACCGTGGGCATCCGGATGCCCAGCCACCCGGTGGCCCGCGCCGTCATTGAAAAGAGCGGCTGCGCCTTTGCTGCCCCCAGCGCCAATCTTTCCGGCAAGCCCAGCCCCACCAACGCGCAGGATGTGTTCACCGATATGGACGGCCGCCTGCCGCTGATTTTGGACGGCGGCGAGTGCGACGTGGGCGTAGAAAGCACTGTGGTGTCGGTGGTGGGCGAAAAGCCCACCCTGTTCCGCCCGGGCCACATCACGCTGGAAGACCTCGAGCGTGCCCTCGGCGAAGAGGTGGAAGTGTCCAAAGCCATCCTCGAAAAGCTGCCGGAGGGTGCTGTGGTGCGCAGCCCTGGCATGAAGTACAAGCACTACGCCCCCAAGGCGGATGTGACCTTGCTGGACGGCACCTTTGAGCAGTTCAAAGCCTATGTGGATGCCCACGCCGAGCAGAATCCCAGCTGCCTGTGCTTTACCGGCGAGGCGGAAAAGCTGGGTGTGCCCTGCGTGGAGTATGGCCGCGAGGGCGACGGTGCCGATCAGGCAAAGCACATCTTCCGCTGCCTGCGCGCGCTGGATGAGCAGGGCGATGCCGTGGTCTACGCCCGCTGCCCGCAGAAGGACGGCCTTTCCATGGCGGTGTACAACCGCCTGATCCGCGCTGCGGCCTTCCGGGTGATCAAGCTATGA
- the coaE gene encoding dephospho-CoA kinase (Dephospho-CoA kinase (CoaE) performs the final step in coenzyme A biosynthesis.), whose protein sequence is MIALGITGRSGCGKSTVTAVFSAHGVPLADADQISREILLPGSPLLPRLAQRFGADILKADGTLDRRLLADRAFATPEGKAALDSLTHPEIVRRIRAAKQAAQDAGAPLFVLDGAVIVGTAAQAECDRLCVVTAPFETSVARIVARDGISAEMAARRLNAQTPESTLTAQADYVLRNDSSLAHLQAAAEQLCTKLLAEGGAGKEL, encoded by the coding sequence ATGATCGCGCTTGGCATCACGGGCCGCAGCGGCTGCGGCAAATCCACGGTCACGGCGGTGTTTTCGGCCCACGGTGTGCCGCTGGCCGATGCCGACCAGATCAGCCGTGAGATTTTACTGCCCGGCTCGCCGCTGCTGCCCCGGCTGGCCCAGCGGTTCGGCGCAGACATTTTAAAAGCAGACGGCACATTGGACCGCCGCCTGCTGGCTGACCGCGCCTTTGCCACCCCGGAAGGCAAGGCGGCGCTGGACAGCCTGACCCACCCGGAGATCGTGCGCCGCATCCGTGCGGCAAAGCAGGCAGCACAGGATGCCGGTGCACCGCTGTTCGTGCTGGATGGCGCGGTCATCGTGGGGACTGCGGCACAGGCCGAGTGCGACCGCCTGTGCGTGGTCACGGCACCGTTTGAGACCAGTGTGGCCCGCATCGTGGCCCGGGACGGCATCTCGGCCGAGATGGCCGCCCGCCGCCTGAACGCCCAGACACCGGAAAGCACCCTCACCGCGCAGGCAGACTATGTGCTGCGCAACGATTCCAGCCTTGCACATCTGCAGGCTGCGGCAGAGCAGCTCTGCACAAAGCTTCTGGCAGAAGGAGGTGCGGGAAAAGAGCTTTGA